A part of Loxodonta africana isolate mLoxAfr1 chromosome 11, mLoxAfr1.hap2, whole genome shotgun sequence genomic DNA contains:
- the GALR1 gene encoding galanin receptor type 1, with the protein MELADGNVSEGNASGPESGGPEPLPLLGIGVENLATLVVFGLIFALGVLGNSLVITVLARSKPGKPRSTTNLFILNLSIADLAYLLFCIPFQATVYALPTWVLGAFICKFTHYFFTVSMLVSIFTLAAMSVDRYVAIVHSRRSSSLRVSRNALVGVAVIWALSIAMASPVAYHQRLFHRGAGNQTFCWEQWPNQRHKKAYVVCTFVFGYLLPLLLICFCYAKVLHHLHKKLKNMSKKSEASKKKTAQTVLVVVVVFGISWLPHHVIHLWAEFGVFPLTPASFVFRITAHCLAYSNSSVNPIIYAFLSENFRKAYKQVFKCPLRTESPLNNTKENKSHIDTPPPTNCTHV; encoded by the exons ATGGAACTGGCGGACGGGAATGTCAGCGAGGGCAACGCTAGCGGGCCTGAGTCCGGCGGCCCCGAGCCGCTGCCTCTGCTGGGCATCGGCGTCGAGAACCTGGCCACGCTTGTGGTGTTCGGCCTCATCTTCGCGCTGGGCGTGCTGGGCAACAGCCTCGTGATTACCGTGCTGGCGCGCAGCAAGCCGGGCAAGCCGCGCAGCACCACCAACCTGTTCATCCTCAACCTGAGCATTGCCGACCTGGCCTACCTGCTCTTCTGCATCCCCTTCCAGGCCACTGTGTACGCGCTTCCCACCTGGGTGCTGGGCGCCTTCATCTGCAAGTTCACCCACTACTTCTTCACCGTCTCCATGCTGGTCAGCATCTTCACCCTGGCCGCGATGTCCGtggaccgctatgtggccatcgtGCACTCGCGGCGCTCCTCCTCGCTAAGGGTGTCCCGCAACGCGCTGGTGGGCGTCGCAGTCATCTGGGCGCTGTCCATCGCTATGGCCTCGCCCGTGGCCTACCACCAGCGCCTCTTCCACCGCGGCGCCGGCAACCAGACCTTCTGCTGGGAGCAGTGGCCCAATCAGCGCCACAAGAAGGCCTATGTGGTTTGCACCTTTGTCTTCGGGTACCTGCTGCCGCTGCTACTCATCTGCTTCTGCTATGCCAAG GTCCTTCATCACTTGCACAAAAAGCTGAAGAACATGTCAAAGAAGTCAGAAGCATCCAAGAAGAAG ACGGCGCAGACAGTTCTGGTAGTGGTCGTGGTGTTTGGGATATCCTGGCTGCCGCACCACGTCATCCATCTCTGGGCTGAATTTGGAGTCTTCCCCCTGACCCCTGCCTCATTCGTCTTTAGAATTACAGCGCACTGCCTGGCCTACAGCAATTCATCTGTGAATCCCATCATATATGCGTTTCTCTCTGAGAATTTCAGGAAGGCCTACAAACAAGTGTTCAAGTGCCCCCTTCGTACCGAGTCACCACTGAACAACACTAAAGAGAACAAAAGTCACATCGATACCCCACCACCCACCAACTGCACTCATGTGTGA